In Mycolicibacterium mucogenicum DSM 44124, the following are encoded in one genomic region:
- the uvrB gene encoding excinuclease ABC subunit UvrB, with product MAFATEYPVLAHSEYRPVDAMVRAGGRFEVVSPYEPAGDQPAAIDELERRIAAGERDVVLLGATGTGKSATTAWLIERLQRPTLVMAPNKTLAAQLANELREMLPHNAVEYFVSYYDYYQPEAYIAQTDTYIEKDSSINDDVERLRHSATSSLLSRRDVVVVASVSCIYGLGTPQSYLDRSVELKVGDDVPRDGLLRLLVDIQYNRNDVAFTRGAFRVRGDTVEIIPSYEELAVRIEFFGDEVEALYYLHPLTGDVVRKVDSLRIFPATHYVAGPERMAMAISTIEQELEERLAQLEGQGKLLEAQRLRMRTNYDVEMMKQVGFCSGIENYSRHIDGRAAGSAPATLLDYFPEDFLLVIDESHVTVPQIGAMYEGDMSRKRNLVDFGFRLPSAVDNRPLTWEEFADRIGQTVYLSATPGSYEMAQSGGEFVEQVIRPTGLVDPKIVVKPTKGQIDDLIGEIRKRTERDERVLVTTLTKKMAEDLTDYLLETGIRVRYLHSEVDTLRRVELLRQLRLGDYDVLVGINLLREGLDLPEVSLVAILDADKEGFLRSTRSLIQTIGRAARNVSGEVHMYADKITDSMQAAIEETERRRAKQIAYNEENGIDPQPLRKKIADILDQVYREAEDTETVEIGGSGRNASRGRRAQGEPGRAVSAGIVEGRDTANMPRAELADLIKDLTEQMMNAARDLQFELAARIRDEVADLKKELRGMDAAGLK from the coding sequence ATGGCCTTCGCGACCGAATACCCCGTCCTCGCGCACTCGGAATACCGGCCGGTCGACGCCATGGTGCGGGCCGGCGGGCGCTTCGAAGTGGTCAGCCCGTACGAACCGGCGGGTGACCAGCCGGCAGCCATCGACGAACTCGAGCGGCGGATCGCCGCGGGAGAGCGTGACGTGGTGCTGCTCGGCGCCACCGGTACCGGTAAGTCCGCGACCACCGCCTGGCTCATCGAGCGGCTGCAGCGTCCCACGCTGGTGATGGCGCCCAACAAGACCCTGGCCGCTCAGCTGGCCAACGAACTGCGGGAGATGCTGCCGCACAACGCCGTCGAGTACTTCGTCTCGTACTACGACTACTACCAGCCCGAGGCATACATCGCCCAGACGGACACCTACATCGAGAAGGACAGCTCGATCAACGACGACGTCGAGCGGCTGCGCCACTCGGCGACGTCCAGCCTGCTGTCCCGCCGCGATGTCGTGGTGGTGGCGTCGGTGTCGTGCATCTACGGCCTGGGTACCCCGCAGTCGTACCTGGATCGCTCCGTCGAACTGAAGGTCGGCGACGACGTGCCGCGCGACGGGCTGCTGCGCCTGCTGGTCGACATTCAGTACAACCGCAACGACGTGGCGTTCACCCGCGGCGCGTTCCGGGTGCGCGGCGACACCGTCGAGATCATCCCGTCATACGAGGAACTGGCGGTGCGTATCGAGTTCTTCGGTGACGAGGTCGAGGCGCTCTACTACCTGCACCCGCTGACCGGCGACGTGGTGCGCAAGGTCGACTCGCTGCGCATCTTCCCGGCCACCCACTACGTGGCCGGCCCGGAGCGCATGGCGATGGCGATCTCGACCATCGAGCAGGAGCTGGAAGAGCGGCTCGCCCAGCTGGAAGGCCAGGGCAAGCTCCTGGAGGCGCAGCGGCTGCGGATGCGCACCAACTACGACGTCGAGATGATGAAGCAGGTCGGGTTCTGCTCGGGCATCGAGAACTATTCGCGGCACATCGACGGCCGCGCCGCGGGCTCGGCGCCGGCGACGCTGCTGGATTACTTCCCCGAGGACTTCCTGCTCGTCATCGACGAGTCGCACGTCACGGTGCCGCAGATCGGCGCCATGTACGAGGGCGACATGTCCCGCAAGCGGAACCTCGTCGACTTCGGTTTCCGGCTGCCGTCGGCGGTCGACAACCGGCCGCTGACCTGGGAGGAGTTCGCCGATCGCATCGGGCAGACGGTGTACCTGTCGGCGACGCCCGGGTCCTACGAGATGGCCCAGTCCGGCGGCGAGTTCGTCGAGCAGGTCATCCGCCCGACGGGTCTGGTCGACCCCAAGATCGTCGTCAAACCCACCAAGGGCCAGATCGACGACCTCATCGGGGAAATCCGTAAGCGCACCGAACGCGACGAGCGCGTGCTGGTCACGACGCTGACCAAGAAGATGGCCGAGGACCTCACCGACTATCTGCTCGAGACCGGCATTCGGGTGCGTTACCTGCACTCCGAGGTCGACACGCTGCGCCGCGTGGAGTTGCTGCGCCAGCTGCGGCTCGGCGACTACGACGTCCTGGTCGGCATCAACCTGCTGCGTGAGGGCCTGGACCTGCCCGAGGTGTCGCTCGTGGCGATCCTCGACGCCGACAAGGAGGGCTTCCTGCGCTCGACGCGAAGCCTGATCCAGACCATCGGCCGCGCGGCGCGCAACGTGTCCGGCGAGGTGCACATGTACGCCGACAAGATCACCGACTCCATGCAGGCGGCCATCGAGGAGACCGAACGTCGCCGCGCCAAGCAGATCGCCTACAACGAGGAGAACGGCATCGACCCGCAGCCGCTGCGGAAGAAGATCGCCGACATCCTTGACCAGGTGTACCGCGAGGCGGAGGACACCGAGACAGTCGAGATCGGCGGTTCGGGCCGCAATGCCTCCCGCGGTCGCCGGGCCCAGGGCGAGCCGGGGCGTGCGGTCAGCGCCGGCATCGTCGAGGGCCGCGACACGGCGAACATGCCGCGTGCCGAGTTGGCGGACCTGATCAAGGACCTCACCGAGCAGATGATGAACGCGGCCCGGGATCTGCAGTTCGAGCTGGCGGCGCGCATTCGCGACGAGGTGGCCGACCTCAAGAAGGAACTGCGCGGGATGGACGCGGCCGGGCTGAAATGA
- a CDS encoding DUF402 domain-containing protein: protein MHAPKHETFDLAARTNTDPKGIVRAVDVYRVEPWGLYMARPTPGRPQFYYLESWLLPSIGLRASIFHFNPGYERDQDFYLDVGRFTAGEQSWTSEDHYLDLVVRSGKSVELEDVDELLDAVRHHLLSTDDGERAITTATAAIEGLAQHNYQLGNWLASLGMSLTWRDR from the coding sequence ATCCACGCACCCAAACACGAGACGTTCGATCTGGCTGCCCGCACGAACACCGATCCCAAAGGCATCGTGCGGGCCGTCGACGTGTATCGGGTGGAACCGTGGGGCCTGTACATGGCCCGTCCCACGCCCGGACGTCCGCAGTTCTACTACCTGGAATCGTGGCTGCTGCCGTCCATCGGCCTGCGGGCGAGCATCTTCCATTTCAATCCGGGATACGAACGCGACCAGGACTTCTACCTCGATGTCGGCCGGTTCACCGCCGGTGAGCAGTCCTGGACGTCGGAGGACCACTATCTGGATCTGGTCGTCCGGTCGGGCAAGAGCGTCGAGTTGGAGGACGTCGACGAACTTCTCGACGCGGTGCGTCACCACCTGCTGAGCACCGACGACGGCGAACGCGCCATCACGACGGCGACGGCCGCCATCGAAGGGCTGGCTCAGCACAATTATCAGCTGGGTAATTGGCTAGCCAGTCTCGGTATGTCACTGACCTGGCGCGACAGGTAA
- the coaE gene encoding dephospho-CoA kinase, protein MLRIGLSGGIGAGKSTVSSTFAAEGGIVVDGDVIAREVVEPGTEGLAALVEAFGEDILLPDGSLNRPALAAVAFSDDEKRKTLNGIVHPLVGKRRAELIEAAPVGSVVVEDIPLLVESQMAPLFPLVVMVHADVDVRVARLIEYRGFSEEDARARIAAQATVEQRQAVADVWLDNHGSADELAAAARELWEQRIVPFARNVQAGVPANIAPAVVSYDETWPEQAGRILARLRTTCGHRAVRVDHIGSTAVPGLDAKDVIDIQVTVPSLEVADELTDLLLAAGYPRVADINEDVAKDDARSTVAEFDHTDDKALWQKRFHASADPGRPTNVHIRVDGWPGQQFALLFPAWIAANPDERVEYLALKHDALAAAPATSGEYADAKEPWLAGAYRRAWAWADETGWRP, encoded by the coding sequence GTGCTTCGTATCGGACTGAGCGGCGGCATCGGCGCCGGAAAATCCACTGTGTCATCGACCTTCGCGGCAGAAGGCGGCATCGTCGTCGATGGCGACGTGATCGCCCGTGAGGTGGTGGAACCCGGCACCGAAGGGCTGGCCGCCCTGGTGGAGGCCTTCGGTGAGGACATCCTGCTGCCCGACGGTTCGCTCAACCGGCCGGCGCTGGCCGCGGTGGCGTTCAGCGATGACGAGAAGCGCAAGACCCTCAACGGCATCGTGCACCCGTTGGTCGGCAAGCGCCGTGCCGAGCTCATCGAGGCCGCGCCGGTGGGTTCGGTTGTGGTGGAAGATATTCCGCTGCTCGTCGAGTCGCAGATGGCGCCGCTGTTCCCGTTGGTCGTCATGGTGCACGCCGACGTGGACGTGCGGGTCGCGCGTCTGATCGAGTACCGCGGTTTCTCGGAGGAGGACGCCCGCGCCCGGATCGCGGCGCAGGCGACCGTCGAGCAGCGTCAGGCCGTCGCCGACGTCTGGCTGGACAACCACGGCAGCGCCGACGAACTGGCGGCCGCGGCCCGCGAGCTGTGGGAGCAGCGCATCGTCCCGTTCGCCCGCAACGTGCAGGCCGGTGTGCCGGCCAATATCGCACCGGCCGTGGTGTCGTACGACGAGACGTGGCCCGAGCAGGCCGGCCGCATCCTGGCCCGGCTGCGCACCACGTGCGGCCACCGGGCGGTCCGGGTCGACCACATCGGGTCGACGGCCGTGCCGGGCCTGGACGCCAAGGACGTCATCGACATCCAGGTGACCGTGCCGTCACTCGAGGTGGCCGACGAGCTCACCGACCTGCTGCTGGCCGCCGGCTACCCGCGGGTCGCGGATATCAACGAAGACGTCGCGAAGGACGATGCCCGCAGCACGGTCGCCGAATTCGACCACACCGACGACAAGGCATTGTGGCAGAAGCGCTTTCACGCGTCGGCCGATCCTGGCCGGCCGACCAACGTGCACATCCGCGTCGACGGCTGGCCCGGCCAGCAGTTCGCGTTGCTGTTCCCGGCGTGGATCGCGGCCAACCCCGACGAGCGGGTCGAGTACCTGGCCCTCAAACACGACGCGTTGGCTGCTGCGCCGGCCACCAGCGGGGAGTACGCCGACGCCAAGGAGCCCTGGCTCGCCGGTGCGTACCGACGGGCCTGGGCCTGGGCCGACGAAACCGGTTGGCGCCCTTAG
- the rpsA gene encoding 30S ribosomal protein S1: MPSPSVTSPQVAVNDIGSAEDFLAAIDKTIKYFNDGDIVEGTIVKVDRDEVLLDIGYKTEGVIPSRELSIKHDVDPNEVVSVGDEVEALVLTKEDKEGRLILSKKRAQYERAWGTIEELKEKDEAVKGTVIEVVKGGLILDIGLRGFLPASLVEMRRVRDLQPYIGKEIEAKIIELDKNRNNVVLSRRAWLEQTQSEVRSEFLNQLTKGAIRKGVVSSIVNFGAFVDLGGVDGLVHVSELSWKHIDHPSEVVQVGDEVTVEVLDVDMDRERVSLSLKATQEDPWRHFARTHAIGQIVPGKVTKLVPFGAFVRVEEGIEGLVHISELSERHVEVPDQVVQVGDDAMVKVIDIDLERRRISLSLKQANEDYTEEFDPSKYGMADSYDEQGNYIFPEGFDADSNEWLEGFEKQRDEWEARYAEAERRHKMHTAQMEKFAAADAEAAARPATSGSSRSEESTGGTLASDAQLAALREKLAGNA; encoded by the coding sequence ATGCCAAGTCCCTCCGTCACCTCGCCGCAAGTAGCCGTCAACGACATCGGCTCGGCCGAGGATTTTCTCGCCGCCATCGACAAAACCATCAAGTACTTCAACGATGGCGACATCGTCGAAGGCACCATCGTCAAGGTTGACCGCGACGAGGTCCTGCTCGACATCGGTTACAAGACCGAAGGTGTCATTCCTTCCCGCGAACTTTCCATCAAGCACGACGTCGACCCCAACGAGGTCGTTTCCGTGGGCGATGAGGTCGAAGCCCTGGTCCTCACCAAGGAGGACAAGGAAGGCCGTCTGATCCTGTCCAAGAAGCGGGCTCAGTACGAGCGCGCCTGGGGCACCATCGAGGAGCTCAAGGAAAAGGACGAGGCCGTCAAGGGCACCGTCATCGAGGTCGTCAAGGGCGGCCTGATCCTCGACATCGGTCTGCGCGGCTTCCTGCCCGCATCGCTCGTCGAGATGCGTCGTGTCCGCGATCTGCAGCCGTACATCGGCAAGGAGATCGAGGCCAAGATCATCGAGCTCGACAAGAACCGCAACAACGTGGTCCTGTCGCGTCGCGCCTGGCTGGAGCAGACCCAGTCCGAGGTCCGCAGCGAGTTCCTCAACCAGCTCACCAAGGGCGCCATCCGCAAGGGTGTCGTGTCCTCGATCGTCAACTTCGGCGCGTTCGTCGATCTGGGCGGCGTGGACGGCCTGGTGCACGTCTCGGAGCTGTCCTGGAAGCACATCGATCACCCGTCCGAGGTGGTTCAGGTGGGCGACGAGGTCACCGTCGAGGTGCTGGACGTCGACATGGACCGCGAGCGGGTTTCGCTGTCGCTCAAGGCGACTCAGGAAGACCCGTGGCGCCACTTCGCCCGCACCCACGCGATCGGTCAGATCGTGCCGGGCAAGGTCACCAAGCTGGTTCCGTTCGGTGCGTTCGTCCGCGTCGAAGAGGGCATCGAGGGCCTGGTGCACATCTCGGAGCTGTCCGAGCGCCACGTCGAGGTCCCGGACCAGGTGGTCCAGGTCGGCGACGACGCGATGGTCAAGGTCATCGACATCGACCTGGAGCGTCGCCGCATCTCGCTGAGCCTCAAGCAGGCCAACGAGGACTACACCGAGGAGTTCGACCCGTCGAAGTACGGCATGGCCGACAGCTACGACGAGCAGGGCAACTACATCTTCCCCGAGGGCTTCGACGCCGACAGCAACGAATGGCTGGAAGGCTTCGAGAAGCAGCGTGACGAGTGGGAGGCCCGGTACGCCGAGGCCGAGCGTCGCCACAAGATGCACACCGCCCAGATGGAGAAGTTCGCCGCGGCCGACGCCGAGGCAGCTGCCCGTCCGGCGACCAGCGGTTCCTCGCGTTCCGAGGAGTCGACCGGTGGCACCCTGGCCAGCGACGCCCAGCTGGCGGCGCTGCGCGAGAAGCTCGCCGGCAACGCCTAA
- a CDS encoding PrsW family intramembrane metalloprotease: MPRRIRKVGAPLGVIIGLGVLIGCVLILTTLTNPIGMTIGFVLASIATAVVLLTYLWFDRWEPEPPRLLIFAFVWGASISVVISVVLETMSTPLLGKDGFAAMAIGAPVIEEAAKGVFLLLMMTGRRRNELNSLTDCLVYAGFVAAGFAWLENIFYIAMGETIAHSLLTAALRLIMGPFAHPLFTSMTGIGVYLALQHRGAGAKVLYIGLGYLAAVVMHMLWNGSTVVGAGAYFAVYLFWMVPIFTLAIVTGVLGRRREQRVVAEKLPGLIASGLITPNEATWLGSMRTRKAAIATATRIGGAPAGKSVKEFAVQVVELAFVRDRIDRGLADERTYQRHAEEAYWLTATRAQAPVLQWLTNYRAA, encoded by the coding sequence ATGCCGCGGCGAATCCGCAAGGTCGGTGCGCCCCTCGGCGTGATCATCGGGCTCGGTGTGCTGATCGGCTGCGTCCTGATCCTGACCACCCTGACCAACCCGATCGGCATGACCATCGGGTTCGTGCTGGCCAGCATCGCGACGGCAGTGGTGCTGCTGACCTACCTGTGGTTCGACCGCTGGGAGCCCGAGCCGCCGCGGCTGCTGATCTTCGCGTTCGTCTGGGGCGCCTCCATCAGCGTCGTCATCTCGGTGGTCCTGGAAACCATGTCGACGCCGCTGCTCGGCAAGGACGGCTTCGCCGCGATGGCCATCGGCGCACCAGTGATCGAAGAGGCCGCCAAGGGCGTGTTCCTGTTGCTGATGATGACCGGCCGGCGCCGCAACGAACTGAACTCGCTGACGGACTGCCTGGTCTACGCGGGTTTCGTGGCCGCGGGCTTCGCGTGGCTGGAGAACATCTTCTACATCGCCATGGGCGAGACCATCGCGCATTCCCTGCTCACCGCCGCCCTGCGGCTGATCATGGGACCGTTCGCGCATCCGCTGTTCACCAGCATGACCGGCATCGGCGTGTACCTCGCACTGCAGCACCGCGGCGCCGGCGCCAAGGTGCTCTACATCGGACTCGGCTACCTCGCCGCGGTGGTCATGCACATGTTGTGGAACGGCTCGACTGTCGTCGGCGCCGGCGCGTACTTCGCCGTCTACCTGTTCTGGATGGTGCCAATCTTCACCCTCGCCATCGTCACCGGCGTGCTGGGCCGTCGCCGCGAGCAGCGGGTGGTCGCCGAGAAGCTGCCCGGGCTCATCGCCTCCGGCCTGATCACCCCGAACGAGGCGACGTGGCTCGGCTCGATGCGCACCCGCAAGGCTGCGATCGCGACGGCGACGCGGATCGGCGGCGCACCGGCCGGTAAATCAGTGAAGGAATTCGCCGTGCAGGTCGTCGAGCTGGCATTCGTCCGGGACCGCATCGACCGGGGCCTGGCCGACGAGCGGACCTATCAGCGGCACGCCGAGGAGGCATACTGGCTGACCGCGACGCGGGCGCAGGCGCCGGTGCTGCAGTGGCTGACGAATTACCGGGCGGCGTGA
- a CDS encoding LysE family translocator, with amino-acid sequence MLAHLLDVLPAFLVASVILAALPGPATALFLHRSVRDGRKAGLAAVVGNEIGVCGWTLAGGGGLSILLTANHWLSLALHVVGAAILIWLGISAWRSAKHPTDMAVTLPLRGRTPGAAFRAALVSIAANPKAAAFGIVVLPQFLPAGGPVLPTLLVLAAIQLVIDTSWCVGVVLAADRARNILSRSHIRQRIERAMGAILVALGIGLAADA; translated from the coding sequence ATGCTCGCGCATCTTCTCGACGTCCTGCCGGCGTTCCTGGTCGCGTCGGTGATCCTGGCCGCGCTGCCCGGACCGGCGACGGCGCTGTTCCTGCACCGATCGGTGCGCGACGGCCGTAAGGCCGGTCTGGCGGCCGTGGTCGGCAATGAGATCGGCGTCTGCGGGTGGACGCTGGCCGGCGGCGGCGGGCTCTCGATCCTGCTGACGGCCAACCACTGGCTGTCGCTGGCGCTGCACGTCGTCGGCGCCGCGATCTTGATCTGGCTGGGCATCAGCGCCTGGCGCAGTGCCAAGCACCCCACCGACATGGCCGTGACCCTGCCCCTGCGTGGACGGACCCCCGGCGCGGCGTTCCGCGCGGCGCTCGTGTCGATCGCCGCCAACCCGAAGGCCGCGGCCTTCGGCATCGTGGTGCTCCCCCAGTTCCTGCCGGCCGGCGGCCCGGTGCTGCCGACGCTGCTGGTGCTCGCCGCCATCCAGTTGGTGATCGACACCTCGTGGTGCGTCGGTGTCGTGCTGGCGGCCGACCGGGCCCGGAACATCTTGAGCCGCAGCCACATTCGCCAGCGCATCGAACGCGCCATGGGCGCGATCCTGGTAGCGCTCGGTATCGGCCTGGCCGCCGACGCTTAG
- the polA gene encoding DNA polymerase I — MLLDGNSLAFRAFYALPAENFKTQGGLTTNAVYGFTAMLINLLRDEKPSHVAAAFDVSRKTFRKEKYPEYKEGRAATPDEFRGQIDITKEVLGALGITVLAEDGFEADDLIATLATQAEAEDFRVLVVTGDRDSLQLVTDDVTVLYPKKGVSDLHRFTPEAVVEKYGLTPTQYPDFAALRGDPSDNLPGIPGVGEKTASKWINQYGSLQALVDHVDEVKGKVGDSLRANLSSVILNRELTDLVRNVPLAHTPEALRVQPWDRDRIHQLFDDLEFRVLRDRLFETLSPVEPEVELGFDVRGGLLEPGTLAAWLSEHSNGSRFGMAVAGTHKAFDADATAVAIVSASGEGVYIDTARLDAEDEAALASWLADPGPPKALHEAKLAWHDLLGRGWNLAGVTSDTALAAYLVRPGQRSFALDDLSVRYLGRELRAETKEEQQLSLLDDPDEVDDAAVQALIVRAAAVGDLADALDVELARIDSLALLGQMELPVQRALAEMENAGIAVDIELLGRLQSQFSDQIRDAAEAAYAAIGEQINLGSPKQLQVVLFDKLEMPKTKRTKTGYTTDADALQSLLDKTGHPFLQHLLAHRDATRLKVTVDGLLNAVASDGRIHTTFNQTIAATGRLSSTEPNLQNIPIRTEAGRQIREAFVVGKGFSELMTADYSQIEMRIMAHLSGDAGLIEAFNTGEDLHTFVASRAFGVPSEEVTAELRRRVKAMSYGLAYGLSAYGLASQLKISTEEAKQQMDQYFDRFGGVRDYLHSVVEQARKDGYTSTVLGRRRYLPELDSSNRNVREAAERAALNAPIQGSAADIIKVAMINVDRAMKDAGLKSRVLLQVHDELLFEVAEGERDALETLVREQMGSAYPLDVPLEVSVGYGPSWDAAAH; from the coding sequence ATGCTGCTGGACGGCAATTCACTGGCGTTCCGAGCGTTCTACGCGCTACCCGCCGAGAACTTCAAGACGCAGGGCGGGCTGACCACCAACGCGGTGTACGGCTTCACCGCCATGCTCATCAATCTGCTGCGCGACGAGAAGCCGTCGCACGTCGCCGCCGCCTTCGACGTCTCCCGCAAGACCTTCCGCAAGGAGAAATACCCCGAGTACAAAGAGGGGCGGGCCGCCACCCCCGACGAGTTCCGCGGCCAGATCGACATCACCAAAGAGGTGCTGGGCGCACTCGGCATCACGGTGCTGGCCGAAGACGGCTTCGAGGCCGACGACCTGATCGCCACGCTGGCCACGCAGGCCGAGGCCGAGGATTTCCGGGTGCTGGTCGTCACCGGCGACCGCGACTCGCTGCAGCTCGTCACCGACGACGTGACGGTCCTGTACCCGAAGAAGGGCGTCAGCGATCTGCACCGCTTCACTCCCGAGGCGGTGGTGGAGAAGTACGGCCTCACCCCGACGCAGTACCCGGACTTCGCGGCCCTGCGCGGCGACCCGAGCGACAACCTGCCCGGCATCCCCGGCGTGGGGGAGAAGACCGCATCCAAGTGGATCAACCAGTACGGCTCGCTGCAGGCGCTCGTCGACCATGTCGACGAGGTCAAGGGCAAGGTCGGTGACTCGCTGCGGGCCAACCTCTCGAGCGTCATCCTCAACCGTGAGCTGACCGACCTGGTCCGGAACGTGCCGCTGGCGCACACCCCGGAGGCGCTGCGGGTGCAGCCGTGGGACCGCGACCGCATCCACCAGCTGTTCGATGACCTCGAGTTCCGCGTGCTGCGGGACCGGCTGTTCGAGACCCTGTCGCCCGTGGAGCCCGAGGTCGAGCTCGGCTTCGACGTCCGCGGCGGACTGCTGGAGCCGGGCACCCTCGCGGCCTGGCTCTCCGAGCACAGCAACGGCAGCCGCTTCGGCATGGCCGTCGCCGGCACGCACAAGGCGTTCGATGCGGATGCCACCGCGGTCGCGATCGTGTCGGCCAGCGGTGAGGGCGTCTACATCGACACCGCGCGGCTCGACGCCGAGGACGAGGCGGCGCTGGCGTCATGGCTGGCCGATCCGGGCCCGCCGAAGGCGCTGCACGAGGCGAAGCTCGCCTGGCACGACCTGCTGGGCCGCGGCTGGAACCTCGCCGGCGTCACGTCGGACACCGCGCTGGCCGCCTATCTGGTCCGCCCGGGACAGCGCAGCTTCGCCCTCGACGACCTGTCGGTGCGGTACCTCGGCCGCGAACTACGCGCGGAAACCAAGGAAGAGCAACAGCTTTCGCTACTCGACGATCCCGACGAGGTCGACGACGCCGCCGTCCAGGCGCTGATCGTGCGCGCCGCGGCCGTCGGCGATCTGGCCGACGCGCTGGACGTCGAACTCGCCCGCATCGACTCGCTGGCACTGCTGGGCCAGATGGAGCTTCCGGTGCAGCGCGCCCTCGCCGAGATGGAGAACGCCGGCATCGCCGTCGACATCGAATTGCTTGGCCGGCTGCAGAGCCAGTTCTCCGACCAGATTCGCGACGCCGCCGAGGCCGCCTACGCGGCGATCGGTGAGCAGATCAACCTGGGCTCGCCCAAGCAGCTCCAGGTCGTGCTGTTCGACAAGCTCGAGATGCCGAAGACCAAGCGCACCAAGACCGGCTACACCACGGATGCCGATGCGCTGCAATCACTTCTGGACAAGACCGGGCACCCGTTCCTGCAGCACCTGCTGGCGCACCGCGACGCGACCCGGCTCAAGGTCACCGTCGACGGACTCCTGAACGCGGTCGCCTCCGACGGCCGGATCCACACCACGTTCAACCAGACCATCGCTGCCACCGGCCGGTTGTCGTCCACCGAGCCGAACCTGCAGAACATTCCGATCCGCACCGAAGCGGGCCGGCAGATCCGTGAGGCCTTCGTGGTGGGCAAGGGCTTCTCCGAGCTCATGACCGCCGACTACAGCCAGATCGAGATGCGCATCATGGCGCACCTGTCGGGCGACGCCGGCCTGATCGAAGCCTTCAACACCGGCGAGGACCTGCACACCTTCGTCGCGTCACGGGCCTTCGGCGTGCCGAGCGAAGAGGTCACCGCCGAGCTGCGCCGTCGGGTCAAGGCCATGTCCTACGGCCTGGCCTACGGGTTGTCGGCCTACGGCCTGGCGTCGCAGTTGAAGATCTCGACCGAAGAAGCCAAGCAGCAGATGGACCAGTACTTCGACCGGTTCGGCGGCGTGCGCGACTACCTGCACTCGGTCGTCGAACAGGCCCGCAAGGACGGCTACACCTCGACAGTGCTCGGGCGCCGGCGCTACCTGCCCGAACTCGACAGCAGCAACCGCAACGTCCGCGAGGCCGCCGAACGGGCCGCGCTCAACGCGCCCATCCAGGGCAGTGCCGCCGACATCATCAAGGTCGCGATGATCAACGTCGACCGCGCCATGAAGGACGCCGGGCTGAAGTCACGAGTCCTGCTCCAGGTGCACGACGAGCTGTTGTTCGAGGTCGCCGAAGGCGAACGGGACGCGCTCGAGACGCTGGTCCGCGAGCAGATGGGCAGCGCCTACCCGCTGGACGTGCCGCTCGAGGTGTCGGTCGGTTACGGCCCCAGCTGGGACGCCGCCGCGCACTAA
- a CDS encoding LysR substrate-binding domain-containing protein, which yields MELRQFEYFVAVAEEANFTRAAERIHVAQPAVSAQIARLERELGEPLFDRARREVRLTAAGQAVLPYARAALAAAADARTAVAELSDLVRGAVAIGTVTAHDVDMPSLLARFHAAHPLVDITLGTDNSDALIEDVRTGQLDAAIVSVGSELPAGLAAVVVTDQPIVAAVALDDPWHTRRTLRLAELAGRAVIALPVGTGIRHQFDAACADVGVDVHVAFEASTPQALADLAARGLGVAVLPQSMVRSRTDLHLIKLTPALRGRLVFAWRAGGPMSPAARELVNMARRLLAVGGPE from the coding sequence ATGGAACTGCGGCAGTTCGAGTACTTCGTCGCCGTCGCGGAAGAAGCCAACTTCACCCGCGCCGCCGAGCGCATCCACGTCGCGCAACCCGCGGTCAGCGCCCAGATCGCCCGGCTGGAGCGCGAATTGGGCGAGCCGCTGTTCGACCGCGCCCGGCGGGAGGTCCGGCTGACGGCCGCGGGGCAGGCCGTCCTGCCGTACGCGCGGGCGGCCCTCGCCGCGGCAGCCGATGCGCGGACCGCGGTCGCCGAATTGAGCGACCTTGTGCGCGGCGCCGTCGCCATCGGCACGGTCACCGCCCACGATGTCGACATGCCGAGCCTGCTGGCCCGGTTCCACGCGGCCCATCCACTCGTCGACATCACGCTCGGCACCGACAACTCGGACGCGTTGATCGAGGACGTCCGCACCGGGCAGTTGGACGCCGCCATTGTGTCGGTCGGCAGCGAGCTGCCGGCCGGGCTGGCCGCCGTCGTCGTGACCGACCAGCCGATCGTGGCTGCCGTCGCCCTCGACGATCCGTGGCACACCCGGCGCACCCTCCGGTTGGCCGAGCTGGCCGGCCGCGCCGTCATCGCGCTGCCCGTCGGCACCGGCATCCGGCACCAGTTCGATGCGGCGTGCGCCGATGTCGGCGTCGACGTGCACGTCGCATTCGAGGCGAGCACGCCGCAGGCGCTGGCCGACCTCGCCGCGCGGGGTTTGGGGGTCGCCGTGTTGCCGCAATCGATGGTGCGGTCGCGTACCGACCTGCACCTGATCAAGCTGACGCCGGCGCTGCGCGGGCGGCTGGTGTTCGCGTGGCGGGCCGGCGGGCCGATGAGCCCCGCGGCCCGCGAGCTGGTGAACATGGCGCGGCGGTTACTCGCTGTCGGTGGGCCTGAATAG